The following are encoded together in the Bacillus sp. V2I10 genome:
- the purR gene encoding pur operon repressor: MKFRRSGRLVDMTYYLLQHPHALVPLTFFSDQYQSAKSSISEDLTIIKQTFEQRGIGSLLTVPGAAGGVKFIPKIGVSEAKEIISELCSLMAKPERLLPGGYLYLTDILGNPTMVNQIGRLFASVFADRKIDIVMTVATKGIPVAYAVANQLDVPVVIVRRDSKVTEGPTVSINYVSGSSKRIQTMVLSKRSLKVGSNVLIIDDFMKAGGTINGMVSMLEEFNANLAGIGVLVESEGVEERLVDEYISVVKLTDVDVKEKQIDVMDGNFFRFLNQVTL, from the coding sequence ATGAAATTTCGTCGCAGTGGAAGGCTTGTTGATATGACTTATTACTTGCTACAACATCCACATGCACTTGTTCCTTTAACTTTTTTCTCTGATCAATATCAATCGGCCAAGTCTTCAATCAGTGAAGATTTGACGATCATAAAGCAAACCTTTGAACAGCGGGGCATTGGTTCACTCTTAACCGTGCCGGGCGCTGCCGGCGGAGTTAAATTTATTCCTAAAATCGGAGTAAGTGAAGCAAAAGAAATTATTTCTGAGCTTTGCAGTCTGATGGCTAAACCGGAACGCCTTCTGCCCGGGGGATATTTATATTTAACAGATATACTCGGAAACCCGACTATGGTGAATCAGATTGGACGTTTATTTGCATCTGTTTTCGCTGACCGCAAAATTGATATTGTCATGACGGTAGCTACAAAAGGGATTCCTGTCGCTTACGCAGTAGCAAATCAGCTTGACGTACCAGTTGTCATTGTAAGAAGAGACAGCAAGGTAACAGAAGGACCGACTGTCAGCATCAATTATGTTTCAGGGTCATCAAAGAGAATTCAGACAATGGTTTTATCAAAAAGAAGTCTTAAAGTGGGCTCGAATGTCCTGATTATTGACGACTTTATGAAAGCCGGCGGAACAATAAATGGAATGGTCAGCATGCTTGAAGAGTTTAATGCAAATCTCGCCGGAATTGGCGTGCTGGTCGAATCAGAAGGTGTAGAAGAACGCCTTGTGGATGAATACATATCTGTTGTGAAATTAACGGATGTTGATGTAAAAGAGAAACAAATCGATGTCATGGACGGAAACTTCTTCCGCTTCTTAAACCAAGTAACTTTATAG
- a CDS encoding small, acid-soluble spore protein, alpha/beta type encodes MGRRQGIMSDEFKYELAKDLGFYDTVKNEGWGAIRSRDAGNMVKRAIELAEQHLSSQNKA; translated from the coding sequence ATGGGAAGACGTCAGGGAATCATGTCCGATGAATTTAAATACGAACTGGCTAAAGACTTGGGGTTTTATGATACGGTAAAAAATGAAGGCTGGGGTGCAATCAGATCGCGCGATGCCGGCAACATGGTGAAGAGGGCGATTGAGCTTGCAGAACAGCACCTTTCAAGTCAGAATAAAGCATAA
- the yabG gene encoding sporulation peptidase YabG, with the protein MQVKIGDIVARKSYQYDVIFRVIDLKQEEDGKWAAILYGEEVRLIADALCDDLAIIGDRERNERKVHEKEKLEQSLYLLKQDYRLLQEKREYGATASYSHNEEFFHLPGKVLHLDGDPLYLQKCLNLYERVGVPVFGVHVKETEMQDVVMDLIEEYRPNILVITGHDSYSKHKGSINDLNAYRHSKHFVQTVRNARKAVPNLDQLVIFAGACQSHFESLIRAGANFASSPSRVNIHALDPVYIVAKISFTPFMERINVWDVLRNTLTREKGLGGIETKGVLRTGMPYHRHEDNS; encoded by the coding sequence ATGCAAGTGAAAATTGGAGATATCGTAGCCCGAAAATCATATCAGTATGATGTCATTTTTCGGGTGATAGACCTGAAACAAGAAGAAGATGGAAAGTGGGCTGCCATTTTATACGGAGAAGAAGTACGTCTGATCGCTGATGCCTTATGTGATGACTTGGCAATTATTGGAGACCGGGAACGCAATGAAAGGAAAGTGCATGAAAAAGAAAAGCTTGAGCAGTCTCTGTACTTATTAAAGCAGGATTACCGCTTGCTGCAGGAAAAACGTGAGTATGGGGCAACGGCAAGCTACAGCCACAATGAGGAGTTTTTTCATTTGCCTGGAAAAGTGCTCCACTTAGATGGCGATCCGCTATATCTGCAAAAGTGTCTGAATCTCTATGAGCGTGTCGGTGTCCCGGTATTTGGCGTACATGTGAAAGAAACAGAGATGCAGGATGTCGTAATGGATCTTATTGAAGAGTACCGGCCTAATATCCTTGTCATAACGGGTCATGATTCATACTCAAAGCATAAAGGTTCGATTAATGATCTCAATGCCTACCGTCACTCGAAGCATTTCGTTCAGACTGTGCGCAATGCAAGAAAAGCCGTCCCTAATCTAGATCAGCTGGTTATCTTTGCGGGGGCCTGTCAGTCTCACTTTGAATCTTTAATCAGGGCAGGAGCCAATTTTGCGAGCTCGCCCTCGCGAGTTAATATTCATGCACTGGATCCTGTGTATATAGTCGCTAAAATAAGCTTTACTCCATTTATGGAGAGAATTAATGTCTGGGATGTCCTGCGCAATACGCTTACAAGAGAGAAAGGCCTTGGCGGGATTGAAACAAAAGGTGTCCTCCGTACAGGCATGCCTTATCACAGACATGAGGACAATTCTTAG
- the glmU gene encoding bifunctional UDP-N-acetylglucosamine diphosphorylase/glucosamine-1-phosphate N-acetyltransferase GlmU: protein MDNRYAVILAAGQGTRMKSKLYKVLHPVGGKPMVQHVVDEVSKLDLSKIVAIVGHGAEKVQDQLGESVQYAVQGEQLGTAHAVMQAAAYLEDQEGTTIVICGDTPLITAETMASLLSHHTEIKAKATILTAKAEDPAGYGRVVRNAEGHVEKIVEHKDSNAEELLIKEINTGTYCFDNRALFDALKKVSNDNSQGEYYLPDVIEILKTNNEIVSAFQTASFEETLGVNDRVALAQAEQYMKKRVNAFHMKNGVSIIDPENTYISSDAKIGRDTVIYPGTVISGNTVIGEDSIIGPHTEVKDCTVGDRTTIRQSVAHDSEIGHDVNIGPFAHIRPASSIADEVKIGNFVEIKKSSMGKASKASHLSYIGDAEVGADVNLGCGSITVNYDGKNKFLTKIEDGAFIGCNSNLIAPVTVGQGAYVAAGSTITDDVPGKALSIARARQVNKDGYMN from the coding sequence ATGGATAACCGATACGCAGTAATTTTAGCTGCAGGACAAGGCACTAGAATGAAATCAAAGCTTTATAAAGTGCTGCATCCAGTTGGCGGAAAGCCGATGGTTCAGCATGTTGTTGATGAAGTTTCTAAATTAGATTTAAGCAAAATCGTTGCCATTGTAGGTCACGGAGCGGAAAAAGTACAAGATCAGCTTGGCGAAAGCGTCCAATATGCTGTCCAGGGTGAACAGCTTGGAACGGCTCATGCTGTTATGCAGGCAGCAGCTTATTTAGAAGATCAAGAGGGAACGACTATTGTTATCTGCGGAGATACTCCTTTAATAACAGCAGAAACAATGGCATCATTACTTTCTCATCATACAGAGATTAAAGCAAAAGCTACAATTCTTACAGCGAAAGCAGAAGATCCTGCCGGTTACGGCCGCGTCGTCAGAAATGCGGAAGGCCACGTTGAAAAAATTGTAGAGCATAAAGATTCAAATGCAGAAGAGCTCTTGATCAAGGAGATCAATACAGGCACTTATTGCTTTGACAACCGCGCTCTTTTTGATGCGCTGAAGAAAGTGTCAAATGACAATTCCCAAGGTGAATATTATCTTCCAGATGTGATTGAAATTCTTAAAACAAACAATGAAATCGTTTCTGCATTCCAGACGGCATCATTCGAAGAGACGCTTGGAGTAAATGATAGAGTAGCTCTTGCGCAAGCTGAGCAGTATATGAAAAAGCGGGTAAACGCCTTTCATATGAAAAACGGGGTTTCCATTATTGATCCTGAGAACACATACATCTCAAGTGATGCTAAAATTGGACGGGACACTGTGATTTACCCTGGCACTGTTATTTCAGGCAATACTGTTATTGGAGAAGATTCTATTATTGGACCCCATACAGAAGTGAAAGACTGCACGGTTGGAGATCGCACAACAATCCGCCAGTCTGTTGCACATGACAGTGAAATCGGTCATGATGTAAATATCGGGCCTTTTGCGCACATCAGACCTGCATCGTCTATTGCGGATGAGGTGAAGATCGGCAACTTTGTTGAAATCAAGAAATCATCAATGGGCAAAGCAAGCAAAGCTTCTCATTTAAGCTATATCGGCGATGCTGAAGTCGGCGCAGATGTGAACCTAGGCTGCGGATCCATTACTGTTAATTACGATGGCAAGAATAAATTCCTTACAAAAATTGAGGACGGTGCTTTCATAGGCTGCAATTCAAACTTAATTGCTCCGGTAACAGTCGGTCAAGGTGCGTATGTTGCAGCAGGCTCGACAATTACAGATGATGTACCTGGCAAGGCGCTTTCTATTGCGCGTGCAAGACAAGTGAATAAAGATGGGTACATGAATTAA
- the ispE gene encoding 4-(cytidine 5'-diphospho)-2-C-methyl-D-erythritol kinase, giving the protein MRILEKAPAKINLSLDVLHKRTDGFHEVKMIMTTIDLADRVELVELASDEIKIISHNRFVPDDQRNLAYQAALILKKQYGVKKGVSIAITKVIPVAAGLAGGSSDAAATLRGLNRLWKLGLSLDELAELGAEIGSDVSFCVYGGTALATGRGEKIQHIDTPPHCWVVLAKPTIGVSTADVYRNLNLSAVAHPDVEGMIEGIKNQDFDQICSLLGNVLEDVTMKMYPEVANIKDQIKRFGADAVLMSGSGPTVFGLVRYESRLHRVYNGLRGFCDQVFAVRLLGERNSLD; this is encoded by the coding sequence TTGCGTATTTTGGAGAAAGCACCAGCTAAAATCAATCTATCGCTCGATGTCCTTCATAAGAGAACAGATGGTTTTCATGAAGTGAAAATGATCATGACGACCATCGACCTGGCTGATCGCGTCGAGCTTGTGGAGCTTGCGTCTGATGAGATCAAAATCATTTCTCATAATCGATTTGTGCCGGATGACCAGCGGAATTTAGCTTATCAGGCTGCTTTAATATTAAAAAAGCAGTACGGTGTAAAAAAAGGGGTCTCAATAGCCATCACAAAGGTGATTCCCGTAGCTGCCGGCCTGGCAGGGGGCAGCAGTGATGCAGCTGCTACTCTTAGAGGTTTGAACAGGTTATGGAAGCTTGGACTTAGCTTAGATGAGCTTGCAGAGCTTGGAGCCGAGATAGGCTCAGATGTTTCATTCTGTGTCTACGGCGGAACTGCACTGGCTACGGGCCGGGGAGAAAAAATTCAGCATATCGATACGCCGCCTCATTGCTGGGTCGTACTGGCAAAGCCGACGATTGGCGTATCTACTGCTGATGTGTACCGCAATTTGAATTTGAGTGCTGTTGCTCATCCTGATGTAGAAGGGATGATTGAAGGAATTAAGAATCAGGATTTTGATCAGATTTGCAGCCTTTTGGGAAATGTCCTGGAAGATGTTACTATGAAAATGTATCCAGAGGTAGCTAATATTAAAGATCAAATAAAGCGGTTTGGTGCTGATGCTGTCCTGATGAGCGGCAGCGGGCCTACTGTGTTTGGCCTTGTCCGCTATGAATCGAGGCTTCATCGTGTGTATAACGGATTAAGAGGTTTTTGCGATCAGGTATTTGCTGTAAGATTGCTTGGGGAACGGAATAGCCTTGATTAA
- the veg gene encoding biofilm formation stimulator Veg, with the protein MAKTLVDIKNSLDSNLGKRLTLKANGGRRKTIERSGVLTETYPAVFVVQLDQDENAFERVSYSYADVLTETVQLTFFEDTSGSVAVAGQ; encoded by the coding sequence ATGGCAAAAACTTTAGTTGATATCAAAAATTCCCTGGATTCAAATCTTGGAAAGCGGCTTACGCTTAAAGCAAACGGCGGCCGCAGAAAAACGATTGAGCGTTCAGGTGTTCTTACAGAAACATACCCAGCTGTTTTCGTTGTACAACTAGATCAAGATGAAAATGCATTTGAACGTGTCTCATACAGTTATGCAGATGTATTAACTGAAACAGTGCAATTAACATTTTTTGAAGATACTTCAGGTTCAGTGGCAGTTGCTGGGCAGTAG
- a CDS encoding RidA family protein, with protein MMRKIDTKKAPAAIGPYCQGIVIDRLFFSSGQIPLTPEGEMVNGSIEEQTHQVFSNLKAVLEEAGASLQTVVKATVFLKDMNTFAAFNEVYAEYFSEHKPARSCVEVARLPKDALVEIEVIASVN; from the coding sequence ATGATGAGAAAAATTGATACAAAAAAAGCTCCGGCGGCCATTGGTCCTTATTGTCAGGGAATTGTCATTGACCGATTATTCTTCAGTTCTGGTCAAATTCCGCTTACTCCTGAAGGTGAAATGGTGAATGGCTCAATTGAAGAGCAGACACATCAGGTTTTTTCGAATTTAAAAGCTGTGCTTGAAGAAGCGGGAGCCTCTTTACAGACTGTTGTAAAAGCAACTGTATTTTTAAAAGATATGAATACCTTCGCTGCATTCAACGAAGTGTATGCCGAATACTTCAGCGAACATAAACCTGCCCGTTCATGTGTTGAAGTAGCAAGATTGCCTAAAGATGCGCTGGTAGAAATTGAAGTTATTGCTTCTGTTAACTGA
- the pth gene encoding aminoacyl-tRNA hydrolase produces MKLFIGLGNPGKQYEDTRHNVGFMAIDELSKRLNIPLDRSKFNGIFGIGHVSGEKIILLKPLTYMNLSGECIRPLMDYYEIEEKDIAVIYDDLDLPAGKVRLRMKGSAGGHNGIKSMITHLNTQEFNRVRIGIDRPTGGMSVSNYVLGSFGKEEQPSIKDAIAISADACESFIKEPFLQVMNKYN; encoded by the coding sequence ATGAAACTATTCATTGGACTTGGGAATCCAGGGAAGCAATATGAGGATACACGGCACAATGTCGGCTTTATGGCGATTGACGAACTATCAAAGCGATTGAACATCCCTCTTGATCGTTCAAAGTTTAACGGAATCTTCGGAATCGGTCATGTTTCAGGCGAGAAAATCATATTATTAAAACCACTTACATATATGAACCTCTCAGGTGAATGCATCAGACCCTTGATGGACTATTATGAAATCGAGGAAAAAGACATTGCTGTCATTTACGATGATCTTGATTTACCCGCTGGAAAAGTGCGCCTGAGAATGAAGGGCAGTGCGGGCGGCCACAACGGAATCAAATCAATGATTACGCATTTAAACACCCAGGAATTTAATCGTGTGCGAATTGGAATCGACCGTCCGACAGGAGGAATGAGTGTTTCAAATTATGTATTGGGATCATTTGGGAAAGAAGAACAGCCAAGTATAAAAGACGCGATTGCAATTTCTGCAGATGCATGTGAAAGCTTTATTAAAGAGCCATTTTTACAGGTGATGAACAAATATAACTGA
- a CDS encoding ribose-phosphate diphosphokinase: protein MSNRYADSNLKIFTLNSNTALAEEIADEVGVDLGKCSVTRFSDGEVQINIEESIRGCDVFVIQSTSAPVNEHLMEVLIMVDALKRASAKTINIVMPYYGYARQDRKARAREPITAKLVANLLETAGADRVITLDLHAPQIQGFFDILIDHLMGVPILSEYFLEKDLKDIVIVSPDHGGVTRARKLADRLKAPIAIIDKRRPRPNVAEVMNIVGNIEGKTAILIDDIIDTAGTITLAANALVENGATEVYACCTHPVLSGPAIERIQNSNIKELVVTNSIVLSEEKKISKLKQLSVAPLIGEAIIRVHEEQSVSTLFD, encoded by the coding sequence ATGTCTAATCGTTATGCAGATTCTAATTTAAAGATTTTTACATTAAACTCGAACACAGCTTTAGCTGAAGAGATTGCAGATGAAGTTGGTGTTGATTTAGGTAAATGTTCGGTAACTCGTTTCAGTGATGGGGAAGTTCAAATTAACATTGAAGAAAGTATCCGCGGCTGTGACGTTTTCGTTATTCAATCAACGAGCGCGCCAGTTAATGAACACTTAATGGAAGTATTGATCATGGTTGATGCGCTTAAGCGTGCCTCTGCTAAAACAATCAATATTGTTATGCCTTATTATGGCTATGCGCGTCAAGACCGCAAAGCGCGTGCACGTGAGCCGATTACCGCTAAGCTTGTTGCAAACTTGCTTGAAACGGCAGGCGCAGACCGCGTCATCACTCTTGATCTGCATGCTCCGCAAATTCAGGGATTCTTTGACATCTTAATTGACCATCTAATGGGTGTGCCGATTCTTTCAGAGTACTTCCTTGAAAAAGACTTAAAGGACATCGTGATTGTTTCGCCTGACCACGGCGGCGTAACGCGTGCCCGCAAGCTTGCAGACCGTTTGAAAGCGCCGATTGCAATCATCGACAAACGCCGTCCGAGACCAAATGTAGCTGAAGTAATGAACATTGTAGGTAACATTGAAGGCAAAACAGCTATCCTAATTGATGATATAATTGATACAGCCGGAACGATTACACTTGCTGCTAACGCATTAGTGGAAAACGGGGCAACAGAAGTATATGCTTGCTGTACTCATCCTGTTTTATCAGGACCTGCGATCGAGCGTATCCAAAACTCAAATATTAAAGAATTGGTTGTTACGAATTCAATTGTTTTGAGTGAAGAGAAGAAAATTAGCAAGCTGAAACAGCTATCAGTTGCTCCGCTAATTGGTGAAGCTATTATCCGCGTTCATGAAGAGCAATCTGTCAGCACTCTTTTTGATTAA
- the rsmA gene encoding 16S rRNA (adenine(1518)-N(6)/adenine(1519)-N(6))-dimethyltransferase RsmA yields MIKDIATPVRTKAILDKYGFSFKKSLGQNFLIDPNVLNRIVDHADVTDETGVIEIGPGIGALTEQLAKRAKKVVAFEIDQRLIPILKDTLSPYDNVTVIHQDILLANVKEVMEEQFRDCREVMVVANLPYYVTTPIIMKLLEDHLPLKGIVVMLQKEVADRIAASPSSKDYGSLSIAVQYYTDAKTVMTVPRTVFMPQPNVDSAIIRLLLREEARVVIKDEDFFFKIVRASFAQRRKTLLNNLTHSLPDGKEKKPAIEQALEKAGIDGKRRGETLSIEEFAVLSDLLVEDFNG; encoded by the coding sequence ATGATTAAAGATATCGCAACACCGGTTCGCACGAAAGCTATTTTAGATAAGTACGGTTTTTCATTTAAGAAAAGTCTTGGACAAAACTTTTTAATTGACCCGAATGTGCTGAACCGTATTGTAGACCATGCAGATGTAACAGATGAAACAGGTGTTATTGAAATCGGTCCGGGGATCGGAGCTTTGACAGAACAGCTTGCCAAACGGGCAAAAAAGGTTGTTGCATTTGAAATTGATCAGCGCCTCATCCCGATCTTAAAAGACACCTTATCACCTTATGACAATGTAACAGTCATTCATCAGGATATCCTTTTGGCGAATGTAAAAGAGGTTATGGAAGAACAATTCAGGGACTGCCGCGAAGTGATGGTCGTCGCTAACCTCCCTTATTATGTAACAACTCCAATTATTATGAAACTGCTTGAAGATCATTTGCCTTTGAAAGGGATCGTCGTCATGCTTCAAAAAGAAGTAGCAGATCGAATCGCGGCTTCTCCTTCTTCAAAAGACTATGGTTCGCTTTCCATTGCTGTTCAATACTATACAGACGCCAAGACGGTCATGACGGTGCCTAGAACCGTTTTTATGCCCCAGCCTAATGTTGACTCAGCTATTATCCGGCTGCTTCTGCGTGAGGAAGCCAGAGTGGTTATAAAAGATGAAGACTTTTTCTTTAAAATCGTTCGTGCGAGCTTTGCTCAGCGAAGAAAAACACTCCTTAACAATCTGACTCATTCTCTTCCAGACGGAAAAGAAAAGAAACCTGCTATTGAACAAGCTTTAGAAAAAGCCGGCATCGACGGAAAGAGAAGAGGAGAAACTCTTTCGATTGAAGAATTTGCAGTGCTGAGTGATTTGTTAGTTGAGGATTTTAATGGATAA
- a CDS encoding anti-sigma-F factor Fin family protein, producing the protein MALHYNCRHCGVKVGTIDSVSVYSEQLGFHHLSQEERQEMISYESNGDILVKTICEDCQEALERNPDYHQLQRFIQ; encoded by the coding sequence TTGGCGCTACATTATAACTGCCGTCATTGCGGTGTAAAGGTTGGAACAATTGACAGCGTTTCAGTATACAGTGAACAATTGGGATTCCATCACCTGTCGCAGGAAGAGAGACAAGAAATGATATCATATGAGTCGAATGGCGATATACTTGTAAAAACCATTTGCGAGGATTGTCAGGAAGCATTAGAGAGAAATCCTGATTATCATCAGCTGCAGCGTTTTATTCAATAG
- a CDS encoding 50S ribosomal protein L25/general stress protein Ctc, with the protein MTTLKVQERTVFTNSARKKVREQGQVPAVIYGKSTDTKSISLDSIELIKTLRDEGRNAIIKLDLDGKSHSVMLYDMQTDPLKNEIIHADFHVVNLKEDVVVEVPITLTGDAAGVKDGGVLQQPMYQASITAKPGDIPQSIEVDITELGVNDTLTIKDVKVSGKYTFNHEEDEVVASILPPKQEEEIDSGEQQEGGEPERVEGRENKEDSSEENKQS; encoded by the coding sequence ATGACAACATTAAAAGTACAAGAACGAACAGTATTTACAAACTCAGCAAGAAAAAAGGTTCGTGAACAGGGACAAGTTCCTGCTGTCATTTATGGAAAGTCAACGGATACAAAATCAATCTCCTTAGATAGCATTGAATTAATTAAAACGCTGCGTGATGAAGGACGCAACGCCATTATAAAGCTTGATTTAGATGGAAAATCACATTCGGTTATGCTGTATGACATGCAGACAGATCCGCTCAAAAACGAAATCATTCATGCTGACTTCCATGTCGTCAACCTTAAAGAAGACGTTGTCGTTGAGGTTCCGATTACGCTGACAGGCGATGCAGCAGGGGTAAAAGACGGCGGAGTGCTTCAGCAGCCAATGTATCAGGCATCAATTACAGCTAAACCTGGTGATATCCCTCAGTCCATTGAGGTCGATATTACAGAGCTTGGCGTCAACGATACACTGACGATTAAAGATGTTAAGGTTTCTGGCAAGTACACATTCAATCATGAAGAAGATGAAGTTGTTGCTTCTATTTTGCCTCCGAAGCAAGAAGAAGAAATTGACAGCGGCGAGCAGCAAGAAGGCGGCGAACCAGAACGTGTTGAAGGCAGAGAGAACAAAGAAGATTCCTCTGAAGAAAATAAACAATCATAA
- a CDS encoding G5 and 3D domain-containing protein — protein MINNMKKLLSAKLSFNKIVLAIVSLVVLGTGTAFATFEASKNTVTVSLNGKDEKLRTHARTVDELLQDLDIDRKQEDEVSPSGDTKIKNNLKVVYEASKPVQLTVDDEKRTIRTTAKTVEEFLKEQKIAVSEHDKMNASLQTKISDNLKLNIEKAIQITLTVENKKQQVWSTSTTVADFLKDQKVQVNELDKVEPQIHETLSANDAVIVTRVEKVTDVVEEPVAFSVVTKNDNSIPKGKQEVIKPGTEGTVAKHFEVMLENGKEVSRKLIKEETKSESQDRVVVIGTKAAPKPVSTASTSSKPETVSRSNDSVAKEFYVTSTAYTAHCNGCSGTTATGVDLRANPTAKVIAVDPSVIPLGSKVYVEGYGYAIASDTGGAIKGKKIDVFFSDKGAAYRWGRKQVKIKVLN, from the coding sequence GTGATAAATAATATGAAAAAGCTGTTATCCGCAAAACTAAGCTTTAACAAGATTGTCCTCGCAATTGTCAGTTTAGTAGTTTTGGGAACGGGTACTGCATTCGCGACATTTGAAGCGTCGAAGAACACGGTTACTGTTTCACTGAACGGCAAAGACGAGAAGCTCAGGACACACGCACGTACAGTTGATGAATTACTCCAAGATTTAGACATAGATAGAAAACAAGAAGACGAGGTATCCCCATCAGGAGATACTAAGATCAAAAACAATCTAAAAGTTGTTTATGAGGCTTCGAAACCTGTACAGCTTACGGTGGACGATGAGAAAAGGACAATAAGGACAACAGCAAAAACCGTAGAAGAATTTTTGAAAGAACAAAAAATAGCAGTTTCAGAGCACGATAAGATGAATGCTTCGCTACAAACGAAAATTTCTGATAATCTTAAGCTCAACATTGAGAAAGCCATACAGATCACACTAACAGTTGAAAATAAAAAACAACAAGTATGGTCAACTTCGACTACTGTCGCTGACTTTTTGAAAGACCAAAAGGTACAGGTAAATGAACTTGATAAGGTTGAACCCCAAATTCATGAAACATTGAGTGCAAATGACGCCGTAATAGTCACACGTGTAGAAAAAGTCACCGATGTAGTGGAAGAACCAGTTGCATTTTCAGTTGTAACAAAAAATGATAACAGCATTCCAAAAGGAAAACAGGAAGTTATTAAGCCTGGTACAGAAGGTACTGTTGCGAAACATTTTGAGGTTATGCTTGAAAATGGAAAAGAAGTGTCAAGAAAGCTGATCAAAGAAGAAACGAAAAGTGAAAGTCAGGACCGTGTTGTTGTAATAGGCACAAAAGCTGCACCTAAGCCTGTGAGTACGGCAAGTACTTCAAGCAAGCCTGAAACAGTGTCGCGTTCAAACGATTCTGTTGCTAAAGAGTTTTATGTTACATCAACTGCTTATACAGCTCATTGTAATGGGTGTTCCGGCACGACTGCCACAGGTGTCGATTTAAGAGCAAATCCGACTGCCAAAGTAATCGCGGTAGATCCAAGTGTTATTCCTTTAGGGTCTAAAGTATATGTAGAAGGTTACGGATATGCCATTGCCTCGGATACAGGCGGCGCAATCAAAGGGAAAAAGATTGATGTTTTCTTCTCTGATAAGGGAGCAGCCTATCGATGGGGAAGAAAGCAAGTTAAAATTAAAGTGTTAAATTGA
- the rnmV gene encoding ribonuclease M5 translates to MKIKEIIVVEGRDDTTAIKRAVDADTIETNGSAIGDSVIEQIRLAQKTRGVIIFTDPDFPGEKIRKTVAEQVPGCKHAFITKPEARPKNGKGIGVEHASIEAIRNALKEIKEEMTDTDPIIDKEDLITAGLIGGPKAKERREKLGVLLKIGYTNGKQLEKRLHMFQITKQTFAQAIEEIVREEQQND, encoded by the coding sequence ATGAAAATTAAAGAAATTATTGTTGTTGAAGGAAGAGATGATACAACTGCCATTAAGCGCGCAGTTGATGCTGATACAATTGAAACGAACGGATCTGCAATTGGAGATTCGGTCATTGAACAGATCCGCCTTGCCCAGAAGACGAGGGGTGTCATTATTTTTACAGATCCTGACTTCCCCGGCGAAAAAATACGCAAAACGGTTGCAGAGCAGGTTCCCGGCTGCAAGCATGCTTTTATTACAAAACCTGAAGCCAGACCTAAAAATGGAAAAGGCATTGGGGTTGAGCATGCTTCCATAGAAGCGATCAGAAACGCTCTTAAAGAGATCAAAGAAGAGATGACGGATACAGATCCGATTATTGATAAAGAAGATTTGATAACGGCGGGTTTAATAGGCGGTCCAAAAGCGAAGGAGCGGCGTGAAAAACTCGGGGTGCTTTTGAAAATAGGCTATACAAACGGCAAGCAGCTTGAAAAAAGACTGCATATGTTTCAAATTACAAAACAAACTTTTGCACAAGCTATAGAGGAGATTGTTCGGGAGGAGCAGCAAAATGATTAA
- the spoVG gene encoding septation regulator SpoVG, translated as MEVTDVRLRRVNTEGRMRAIASITLDHEFVVHDIRVIDGNNGLFVAMPSKRTPDGEFRDIAHPINSGTRGKIQEAVLAEYHRLGELEVEFEEAGAS; from the coding sequence ATGGAAGTAACTGACGTAAGATTACGCCGCGTAAACACCGAAGGCCGCATGAGAGCGATTGCATCAATTACGTTGGATCATGAGTTTGTTGTTCATGATATTCGTGTGATTGATGGAAACAATGGACTTTTTGTGGCAATGCCAAGCAAACGCACTCCAGACGGAGAGTTCCGTGATATCGCACATCCAATTAATTCTGGAACTCGCGGGAAAATTCAAGAGGCAGTATTAGCCGAGTATCATCGTTTAGGTGAACTTGAAGTTGAATTTGAGGAAGCAGGCGCTTCTTGA